A DNA window from Engystomops pustulosus chromosome 10, aEngPut4.maternal, whole genome shotgun sequence contains the following coding sequences:
- the ASPM gene encoding abnormal spindle-like microcephaly-associated protein — protein MHGIVGRRVHGRCDSGGDTEDMLSISPPAAAGHRLPPEDVPVLLLTHFCRPPFVSFGCVRPGSARKAVLLLQNPSADPAQVTVHKLPQHRGFAVTETELIVPPYETHPLTITWTPSEEGGIRELVTFLLNDVVKHQAVLLGRAELPVKKKRSRWNTVRKKYSPLGSKAPQMKTKVSTCSKNKTFSLTSKSGHGTLPRARSPLQSCENLSTPMTSPSPLRESRRSTENRLPVGHISPLASQLQAFTPGSLRRSKTYSVLCTTEYSETIEEVTTTSTIQRDVLIEEEWTLSEQMVNKVSMSPINPVHNQQGNFICTPSVIHEYSGYPALSPSEFCKTEVKIKHSQTSHSFQEYSHKHSGENQTPPSVLQTPQRNILSPDSFVNNSFVVSDEYLMTAPSTPILSPDQFVKDNFLTQVDSEHLGVFSLNTPPCTSSAIKEEVKISQFASIDQKLTDRTPEDFEPVASRLTFCVKKPKGSYGLLRNDRHFSKGSAKPPIITSTVTKVKAGHGGTKHIRSQSPSLNDATGIPNPLTPPIIPSTVTTVEDGHEKQPGLQSQRNDVPDMKDLTKLPIISDTDAHPKDDPGFQPLHSSSEVSVKPPIASATVVKVKAVDRVDMGQKLERKARRRLKNIESDGDVQLPDLPVIHVSDCTASASSSVSSTESLARVSKAKSICGHKRRSEEMTRDDSVACSDSLQNVSAQSKRVHFSKTSLSQQGGKQTQQTRSANLVSKSNGRIQKVKAETIKIKPALTKANQKENTGIPAPKSALSFKSSNRVVAVAQSKLTFMKPPKTVIPRHPMPFAAKNMFYDERWMAKQERGFTWWLNFILTPDEFAVKIDLMKVNAAVLILGAENNHKVSVPKAPTKEEVSLKAYTARCRLNKLRRSACRLFTSEPVVRAIRRLEIEIEARRLLVRKDRHLWKDIGERQKILNWLLSYNPLWLRVGLETIYGELISLESNSDVTGLALFILNRLLWNPDIAAEYRHPSVPHLYHDGHEEALSKFTLKKLLLLVFFLDHAKQSRLIDHDPCLFCKDAEFKTSKDLLLAFSRDFLSGEGDLSRHLSYLGLTVGHVQTPLDEFDFAVTNLAVDLQCGVRLVRTMELLTQNWSLSKKLRVPAISRLQKMHNVEVAFQVLTDRGVQIKDERGVAIASKDIVDRHRERTLALLWHIVFTFQVDVLLNIDHLKEEIKFLRHSYGVQKKLANLRALSAPAISKKRDSDPFTPDNYSEQVLLLMEWVNAVCAFYNTKAENFTVSFSDGRVLCYLINHYHPSYVPLNAICQRTTQTTECSQTGTIGLNSSSDSDSSLDTWPGMCDQGLTSSSVFAELLENEKANFSLVQKAAADLGGIPAMIHHSDMSNTIPDEKVVIIYLSFLCARLLDIRKEARAARVIQTAWRRHRLSAEEQLLKKKHTAAYVIQRAVRKFLSRRRIERRVSSALLIQKHWRRFLAYKTLVQLKTIRKKEIETCAAVIIQKHWRGFAALKYYRSLKVYVVLMQARVRSKIAVSSYKRTMYAVRTIQAYVRSWLIAIKQRNRYLQLKSAAAVIQSSYRRWKGDKIIRERAAAMVLQKTYRRWQERKLQARTNAAITIQSQYRMLKARRRYLSLRSAAVQLQSQFKMRQQRKNYHVLKETVIFIQRLIRGNNLMIQEREFFVRKRASCIKIQSAVRGYLVRKQIAAWNNAATTLQAWYKMYRERKKYLIIYRAAVIIQRRFRAHTDYIRHRTTFLVMKESAVRLQATYRGYMQRKSLRLQRTAAITIQANFRCYIARRKYLKMRWSAMTIQSWYRDHKERKQGMEHFIKAKRAITVIQSAWRGLQVRRDLYKQNTAAVILQSAVRRLLAQKRFEEIKKSALILQWRYRAVVTGRNQRRDYLHKRLLVCRIQAIWRGREIRRELLRLHTAASVIQSYYRMHVCQTQYKTIKQSAQLIQSHYRAYALQKCQRSRYLKIKVAATVLQAAYRGWKARKNISDLHKAGSTIQACYRCYRVRKQYLKLKKSTTTIQRWYRTTIAARVQRAEYVHLKRSVIKIQSLYRGAMTRRKLLQMHQSATRIQSVVRMHKQRAEYQKMRRAAIVIQQQYRSVLKRRMVQGQYINLKKAACTIQATWRGRNLRKQIGRMHAAATVIQSQYRMFKQRSCFNKLKKVTIAVQRRYRACQERNGHKQLYCDMRRATLCIQSSFRTMKQRREFKAKCRAARVIQRYFKSFIERRRFLTLRSVALIVQKRYKLKRLRDHQRQEFIKLRKAVLVLQAAYRGHRARKELRSIHSAATVIQSVFRMHKVRDQYQNLKCATILIQRSYRSYRSAVCERETFLKLRKAAITIQCAYRGAKVRQELIKMHQAASKIQATYRMYICKNNYKKFHWAICVMQERYRAKKMRDFEVLRYSFIKEASICIQAAYRGWRVRKELRNQNRAAILIQRQFRTYIEHKQYLTLKKAAIRIQRLYRSAVVSHQDYCRYQTMRKAASLIQASYRGYKVRKDLDLKHKMATRIQACFRMHRAIVLYRRQREAVCKIQMWYRSVVKYRLIRSRFLRLYRSAIIIQAGFRGMRVRRQISTMNKAAAVIQSSYHMHVHRTYYKNLIKATITIQQRYRERKARDRDLCMYQTTRKSAILLQAAFRGAQVRRRLKRLHCAATSIQKCFKGNLQRTKYVRLRSAAICLQRRYRALVLARAVRTDYLRLQRAAACIQSSWRSHKAKERLKAENRAATVIQASYRMYKQRKSYMALQEAARKIQLRFRANLYRNEAVKQFITLKKAATCIQSAFRAMKKRREWRRVAAALVIQATWKMHQKRKAFSRIKSAAMLLQAAIRAYLVRKRIKDMEVSACCIQNWFRSCRQTRLQRAEYLSMRQSAIVIQAAFRGLLARRIVRQEKAARKLQAYLRMVVIRRRFLMLRKSAVKLQSIYRMQRMKTLYNKQRDAAVLLQQRYRSLIIMRRQRMAYLDVRRHVISLQSAIRRYCAQRKFIKAQCAAVIIQAQWRRYAQRRIFMQYKLAAIVIQERYRARRLQMLHRHYYCNVRAATLVLQAAFRGSQTRTLLRRDKAACVIQRFYRSYTIHRNFITLIRTVKSLQRCVRAKQERARFLKIRKAAVCIQRRRRETLTSRNIRKEFLQKKAAVQILQSAYRGHVVRAEIHKKRHAAGIIQAAFRGFWHRQQFLRMKAAAVTVQRHFRALQQRRCEQLHYLQLKNSVIRLQACARGWLVRKQVARLKRERQLLRFSSAVHLHLCAMKIQRFFRNRLILRKAQEQVTYVIYIQRWYRSRVQQRNFHITRNKIITVQHVVRAWLQRRHEAAIKIQRNFRVFLQHRKLNKVRNGIVKFQALWRGHQWRKTHDTKVMKKLRMRLREVNEQIKDEDRLCNRTFVALNYLLTHKHLSFILAALEHLEVATRLSSVCCENMAQSGAVKVIFTLIRSCNRSIPCMEVIKLSIQVLLNLSKYERTVSAVYEVENSVEILLDLMQIYREKPGDKVSDKGGSIFTKACCLLAIFALNSQRAREIRAIPKTIDRICSIYKLTTRKHKMDTARNIRQALMGSSQNLGNVPFQATPVRTRIVSRIKPDWVLTKDNMREVVNPLKAIQMVMLTFGMPI, from the exons AGAAGCAGATGGAATACTGTAAGAAAGAAATATTCTCCGTTGGGATCCAAAGCTCCTCAGATGAAGACCAAAGTTTCTACttgtagtaaaaataaaactttcAGCTTAACAAGCAAGAGTGGTCATGGCACATTACCAAGGGCAAGAAGTCCTCTTCAGTCCTGTGAGAATCTGTCCACACCAATGACCAGTCCCTCCCCACTCAGAGAGTCCAGAAGAAGTACAGAGAATAGACTTCCAGTCGGCCACATCAGCCCTCTTGCCAGCCAGCTACAAGCATTTACTCCTGGGTCACTTAGGCGCTCCAAAACCTATTCGGTTCTGTGTACTACAGAGTACAGTGAGACCATTGAAGAAGTGACCACTACATCCACTATACAGAGAGATGTGCTTATTGAGGAAGAGTGGACCCTAAGTGAACAGATGGTGAATAAAGTGTCCATGTCCCCAATTAACCCTGTACATAATCAGCAGGGTAACTTTATTTGTACACCAAGTGTAATCCATGAATACTCTGGTTACCCTGCCTTGTCTCCCTCTGAGTTCTGTAAAACTGAGGTTAAAATTAAACATTCCCAGACTTCTCACTCTTTTCAAGAGTATTCACATAAGCACAGCGGAGAAAACCAGACTCCCCCCTCCGTCTTGCAGACACCACAAAGAAACATCTTAAGTCCTGACTCCTTTGTAAATAACAGCTTTGTGGTGTCGGATGAGTACCTGATGACCGCTCCTTCAACTCCAATTCTGTCACCTGATCAGTTTGTGAAGGACAACTTCCTAACACAAGTTGATTCAGAACATTTGGGTGTGTTCTCCTTAAATACACCCCCTTGTACATCTTCTGCTATCAAAGAAGAGGTTAAGATATCACAATTTGCAAGTATAGACCAGAAGTTGACAGACAGAACACCAGAGGATTTTGAACCAGTTGCCTCTAGGTTAACGTTCTGTGTCAAAAAGCCAAAAGGAAGCTATGGTCTCTTAAGAAATGACAGACATTTTTCAAAAGGCTCTGCAAAACCGCCCATCATCACATCCACTGTTACAAAAGTGAAGGCCGGGCATGGTGGCACAAAGCACATTAGATCTCAATCTCCATCGCTCAATGATGCCACTGGTATCCCAAACCCTTTAACACCACCTATAATACCATCCACTGTTACAACAGTAGAAGACGGACATGAAAAGCAGCCTGGACTTCAGTCTCAACGAAATGATGTTCCTGACATGAAGGATCTCACAAAACTTCCTATAATATCAGATACTGATGCCCATCCTAAGGATGATCCAGGGTTCCAGCCTCTCCACTCCTCATCAGAGGTTTCTGTGAAGCCGCCCATAGCATCGGCAACTGTAGTAAAAGTCAAGGCAGTGGATCGTGTTGATATGGGACAGAAACTCGAGCGAAAGGCCCGCAGAAGACTGAAGAATATTGAATCTGATGGGGACGTTCAGCTTCCAGATTTGCCTGTGATACATGTTTCTGACTGTACAGCGAGTGCATCTAGTTCAGTCAGCAGTACTGAATCCTTAGCGAGAGTATCCAAAGCCAAATCCATCTGTGGTCACAAAAGAAGGAGCGAGGAAATGACTAGAGATGATTCTGTGGCCTGCAGTGACTCCCTACAGAATGTTTCTGCCCAATCCAAAAGAGTACACTTCTCCAAAACTTCTCtttcacagcagggtggcaagcAAACGCAACAAACCCGATCAG CCAATTTAGTATCAAAAAGCAATGGAAGAATACAAAAGGTCAAAGCTGAAACTATCAAAATCAAACCGGCTTTGACAAAAGCTAACCAGAAAG AAAACACCGGGATACCAGCACCAAAGTCTGCCCTTTCTTTTAAGAGTTCTAACAGAGTTGTTGCAGTTGCACAGTCAAAGCTGACGTTTATGAAGCCACCCAAAACTG TCATACCCCGCCACCCGATGCCGTTCGCTGCCAAAAATATGTTTTATGATGAACGATGGATGGCAAAACAGGAACGTGGTTTCACTTGGTGGCTGAACTTCATTCTTACACCTGACGAATTTGCTGTGAAAATAGATTTAATGAAAG TTAATGCAGCAGTTTTGATCCTTGGGGCTGAGAACAATCATAAAGTCAGTGTGCCAAAAGCACCGACCAAGGAAGAGGTCTCCCTCAAGGCCTACACAGCCCGATGCAGGTTGAATAAATTGAGGAGATCTGCCTGCCGCCTTTTTACCTCAGAACCTGTGGTGAGAGCAATACGGAGACTAGAAATAGAGATAGAGGCTCGTCGTCTTCTTGTGAGGAAAGACAGACACCTGTGGAAGGACATTG GTGAACGTCAGAAAATCCTGAACTGGCTGCTTTCCTACAATCCTCTGTGGCTTCGTGTTGGGCTTGAG ACTATATATGGAGAGCTAATCTCTTTGGAAAGTAATAGTGATGTGACCGGCCTAGCTTTGTTCATCTTGAATCGCTTGCTGTGGAATCCAGACAttgcagcagaatacagacaccctTCAGTTCCACACCTTTATCATGATG GTCATGAAGAGGCTTTGTCAAAGTTCACCTTGAAGAAGCTCTTGTTGTTGGTTTTCTTTCTTGATCATGCCAAGCAGTCTAGGCTCATCGATCACGATCCCTGCTTATTCTGTAAAGATGCAGAGTTCAAG ACTAGCAAGGATCTTCTGTTGGCATTCTCACGTGATTTCTTGAGTGGAGAAGGAGATCTATCACGCCATCTTAGCTATTTGGGTTTAACAGTTGGCCATGTCCAAACCCCATTAGACGAATTTGACTTTGCAGTGACAAATCTGGCTGTGGATTTGCAGTGTGGTGTTCGTCTAGT GAGAACAATGGAGCTTCTAACTCAAAACTGGAGTCTATCAAAAAAGCTGAGAGTTCCAGCAATAAGTCGCTTGCAGAAAATGCACAATGTGGAAGTTGCTTTTCAAGTTTTGACAGATAGGGGGGTGCAGATAAAAGATGAACGTG GTGTTGCCATCGCTTCTAAGGACATTGTAGACAGACATCGTGAGCGTACGCTGGCGTTGTTGTGGCACATTGTATTTACATTTCAG GTGGACGTCTTGCTCAATATTGATCATCTGAAGGAGGAAATCAAGTTTCTAAGGCACAGTTATGGCGTCCAGAAAAAGCTTGCCAACCTTCGGGCTTTGTCTGCTCCAGCAATTTCTAAGAAACGTGACAGCGACCCTTTTACCCCTGACAATTACAGTGAGCAGGTCCTGCTGCTGATGGAATGGGTTAATGCAGTTTGTGCCTTCTATAATACAAAG GCTGAAAACTTCACGGTATCCTTTTCTGATGGTCGAGTACTCTGCTACCTTATTAATCATTACCATCCAAGTTACGTGCCACTAAATGCAATCTGTCAGCGGACAACTCAGACCACAGAGTGTAGCCAAACTGGAACAATAGGACTCAATTCTTCCTCTGACTCTGACAGTTCTTTGGATACTTGGCCGGGAATGTGTGATCAAG GTTTGACGTCTTCGTCGGTGTTTGCGGAGTTGCTGGAGAATGAGAAGGCAAACTTCAGTCTAGTGCAGAAAGCTGCTGCTGATCTGGGAGGAATCCCTGCAATGATCCATCACTCTGACATGTCTAATACAATACCAGATGAAAAG gTTGTGATAATTTATCTCTCATTCCTTTGTGCCCGGCTATTGGACATTCGCAAGGAAGCTCGGGCAGCCAGAGTGATACAGACAGCTTGGAGAAGACACAGACTGTCAGCAGAGGAACAGTTGTTAAAG AAGAAACACACGGCTGCTTATGTCATTCAGCGTGCAGTGCGCAAGTTTCTATCAAGACGAAGAATTGAGAGGAGAGTATCGTCTGCCCTTTTAATACAAAAGCATTGGAGAAGATTCTTGGCCTACAAGACGTTGGTGCAACTAAAAACAATCAGAAAAAAAGAGATTGAGACTTGTGCAGCGGTCATTATTCAG AAACATTGGAGAGGATTTGCTGCTCTGAAATACTACAGATCCTTAAAAGTCTATGTTGTTCTCATGCAAGCAAGAGTCAGATCAAAGATTGCGGTTTCTTCATATAAAAGGACAATGTATGCTGTGAGAACCATTCAAGCTTATGTTCGCTCGTGGTTAATAGCTATAAAGCAGCGCAACCGCTATCTCCAACTAAAATCTGCAGCCGCTGTTATCCAGTCGTCTTATAGGAGATGGAAAGGTGACAAGATTATAAGGGAACGTGCAGCTGCGATGGTGCTTCAGAAAACCTACAGGAGATGGCAGGAGCGCAAGCTGCAAGCCAGGACTAATGCAGCCATTACAATACAGTCACAGTATCGCATGCTTAAGGCAAGGCGTAGATACTTGAGCTTGCGGTCAGCTGCAGTACAGCTACAATCCCAGTTTAAAATGAGGCAGCAAAGAAAGAATTATCATGTCTTGAAGGAAACCGTGATCTTCATACAAAGATTGATTCGTGGTAATAACTTGATGATTCAAGAGAGAGAATTCTTCGTCAGGAAAAGGGCATCCTGTATTAAAATACAGTCTGCTGTTAGAGGATACCTGGTGAGAAAGCAGATAGCAGCGTGGAATAATGCTGCAACAACGCTACAAGCTTGGTACAAAATGTATAGGGAAAGAAAGAAGTATTTAATCATTTACAGAGCTGCTGTCATCATACAGAGGAGATTTCGGGCACACACGGATTATATTCGTCATAGGACAACTTTCCTGGTAATGAAAGAGTCTGCGGTTCGATTGCAAGCAACCTACCGTGGGTACATGCAACGTAAAAGTCTGAGACTACAACGCACTGCGGCAATTACCATCCAGGCCAACTTCCGATGTTATATAGCAAGGAGGAAATATCTGAAGATGAGATGGTCTGCAATGACTATTCAAAGTTGGTACCGAGATCACAAAGAAAGGAAACAAGGAATGGAACATTTTATAAAAGCTAAAAGGGCAATTACTGTGATACAATCTGCATGGCGCGGCCTTCAAGTAAGGAGAGACCTTTACAAGCAGAATACCGCTGCAGTTATTCTTCAGTCTGCTGTCAGAAGGCTTCTCGCTCAAAAAAGGTTTGAAGAAATAAAGAAGTCTGCATTAATTCTCCAGTGGCGCTACCGGGCTGTAGTGACTGGTAGGAACCAAAGGCGTGACTACCTTCATAAGCGTTTGCTGGTGTGCAGGATACAAGCTATATGGAGGGGTAGAGAAATTAGGAGGGAGCTTTTGAGATTGCACACAGCAGCCAGTGTAATCCAGTCCTATTACAGAATGCATGTCTGCCAGACACAGTATAAGACAATAAAGCAGTCTGCTCAGCTCATTCAGAGTCACTACAGAGCTTATGCTTTACAAAAGTGTCAACGATCCCGTTATCTAAAAATAAAAGTTGCTGCAACAGTCCTTCAGGCTGCATATAGGGGGTGGAAGGCCAGGAAGAATATCTCGGATCTTCATAAAGCAGGCAGCACTATTCAGGCCTGTTACCGTTGTTACAGAGTCAGAAAACAATACCTTAAATTAAAGAAGAGCACAACCACAATACAGCGGTGGTACCGCACTACCATAGCTGCTCGGGTGCAGAGAGCAGAATATGTTCATCTCAAGAGAAGTGTTATAAAAATCCAGTCTCTGTACAGAGGAGCGATGACAAGACGAAAGCTCCTTCAGATGCACCAGTCTGCAACACGGATCCAGTCTGTTGTCCGAATGCACAAGCAGAGAGCGGAATATCAGAAAATGAGGCGGGCGGCTATTGTGATCCAGCAACAATACAGATCTGTGCTAAAACGCAGGATGGTGCAGGGTCAATACATTAACCTTAAAAAAGCTGCATGCACTATTCAAGCCACATGGAGAGGGAGAAACCTCAGGAAGCAGATTGGTCGCATGCACGCTGCTGCAACTGTGATACAGTCACAATATAGAATGTTTAAGCAGCGAAGTTGCTTTAACAAGTTAAAAAAAGTTACCATAGCAGTTCAGCGGCGCTATCGTGCTTGTCAGGAGAGAAATGGACATAAGCAGCTGTACTGTGATATGAGACGTGCCACTCTGTGCATCCAATCCTCTTTCCGGACAATGAAGCAGCGACGTGAATTCAAGGCAAAGTGCAGAGCTGCCCGGGTCATTCAGAGGTATTTCAAGTCCTTTATAGAAAGACGCCGGTTTCTAACATTGCGAAGTGTGGCCCTTATTGTTCAGAAAAGATATAAATTAAAAAGACTCCGGGACCATCAAAGACAAGAGTTCATCAAATTAAGAAAGGCCGTCCTTGTTTTACAAGCTGCATATAGGGGACACCGAGCTAGAAAAGAGCTGCGAAGCATACACTCTGCTGCCACAGTCATCCAATCAGTGTTCAGAATGCATAAGGTACGTGATCAGTATCAGAATCTAAAATGTGCAACAATCCTCATACAGCGCTCTTACAGGTCATATAGATCAGCTGTATGTGAAAGAGAGACTTTCTTAAAGTTGCGTAAAGCAGCCATAACAATTCAGTGTGCTTACCGGGGTGCAAAGGTGAGGCAGGAACTAATTAAAATGCACCAAGCTGCTTCTAAAATCCAAGCCACGTACCGAATGTATATAtgcaaaaataattataaaaaatttcACTGGGCCATCTGTGTGATGCAGGAAAGATATCGAGCAAAGAAGATGAGAGACTTTGAAGTTTTGCGCTACTCTTTTATTAAGGAGGCTTCCATCTGCATCCAAGCTGCTTATAGAGGCTGGAGGGTTAGAAAAGAGCTAAGAAACCAAAATAGAGCAGCCATACTCATCCAAAGACAATTTAGAACATACATTGAACATAAGCAATACCTCACATTAAAGAAAGCCGCTATTCGCATTCAGAGACTGTATAGGTCGGCTGTTGTAAGCCACCAGGATTATTGCCGCTATCAAACAATGCGAAAAGCTGCATCTCTCATTCAGGCTTCATACAGAGGATATAAAGTAAGGAAAGATCTGGATTTGAAGCACAAAATGGCAACCAGGATACAAGCCTGCTTCAGGATGCATCGAGCCATAGTGTTGTATAGAAGACAGCGTGAGGCCGTCTGTAAGATTCAGATGTGGTATCGCTCAGTAGTCAAATATAGACTGATACGAAGTAGATTTCTACGATTATATAGATCTGCTATCATTATTCAGGCAGGGTTTAGGGGAATGAGGGTACGCAGACAAATCAGTACCATGAATAAAGCAGCTGCTGTAATTCAATCCAGTTATCACATGCACGTCCATCGTACATACTACAAAAACCTTATTAAAGCCACCATAACAATACAGCAGCGATACAGAGAAAGGAAGGCAAGGGACAGAGATTTGTGTATGTACCAAACAACCAGAAAATCTGCTATTTTACTACAAGCTGCCTTTAGAGGAGCACAAGTAAGAAGACGCCTAAAAAGATTGCACTGTGCAGCCACGAGCATCCAAAAGTGTTTTAAAGGCAATCTACAAAGAACAAAGTATGTAAGACTGAGGTCTGCAGCAATTTGTCTCCAGAGAAGATACCGGGCACTGGTGCTTGCCAGGGCTGTGCGCACAGACTATCTCCGACTGCAGAGGGCCGCCGCTTGCATCCAATCCTCATGGAGATCACATAAAGCCAAGGAAAGACTCAAGGCGGAAAACAGAGCGGCAACGGTGATCCAAGCATCTTATCGTATGTACAAACAGAGAAAATCCTATATGGCCTTGCAAGAGGCGGCAAGAAAAATACAGCTACGTTTTAGAGCAAATTTGTACAGAAATGAGGCAGTCAAGCAGTTTATCACGCTAAAGAAAGCCGCCACATGCATACAGTCTGCTTTCCGCGCTATGAAAAAGAGACGCGAATGGAGGCGTGTGGCAGCTGCACTTGTGATCCAGGCAACATGGAAGATGCATCAGAAGAGGAAAGCCTTCTCACGGATCAAGTCTGCAGCAATGCTTCTCCAAGCAGCCATCCGAGCCTATCTGGTTAGGAAAAGGATAAAGGACATGGAAGTATCGGCTTGCTGCATCCAAAATTGGTTTAGGAGTTGTCGCCAAACTCGTTTGCAGAGAGCCGAGTATCTATCAATGAGACAATCTGCTATAGTAATCCAGGCTGCTTTCCGAGGGTTGCTGGCACGCAGGATTGTGCGCCAAGAGAAAGCCGCAAGAAAACTACAGGCTTATCTACGGATGGTTGTGATTCGGAGAAGGTTTTTAATGCTCAGAAAATCGGCTGTAAAGTTGCAGTCCATATACAGGATGCAGAGAATGAAGACCCTGTATAATAAGCAGAGGGACGCGGCAGTCCTCCTTCAGCAGCGGTACAGATCTCTTATTATTATGAGACGGCAGAGAATGGCGTACCTGGATGTACGGAGACACGTCATCAGTCTGCAGTCAGCAATAAGGAGATATTGTGCTCAAAGGAAGTTCATAAAGGCTCAGTGTGCTGCAGTAATAATTCAG GCCCAATGGCGCAGATATGCGCAGAGAAGGATCTTCATGCAGTATAAACTGGCAGCCATAGTCATACAAGAAAGATATCGGGCACGCCGTCTCCAGATGCTCCATCGTCATTATTACTGCAATGTCAGAGCAGCTACTCTCGTCTTACAG gcTGCCTTCAGAGGATCACAAACCAGGACATTATTAAGGAGAGATAAAGCTGCTTGCGTGATCCAGCGATTTTACCGATCCTACACTATTCATAGAAACTTCATTACTCTGATCAGGACTGTTAAGAGCCTTCAAAGATGCGTTCGAGCCAAGCAGGAAAGGGCAAG ATTTCTAAAGATTCGAAAAGCTGCTGTGTGCATTCAGAGAAGGCGGCGAGAGACTCTAACTTCAAGGAATATCCGCAAAGAGTTTCTACAGAAAAAAGCAGCCGTGCAAATACTTCAGTCTGCATACAGAGGACATGTTGTTAGGGCAGAGATTCACAAG AAGCGGCATGCGGCTGGCATCATACAAGCAGCATTCAGGGGCTTCTGGCATCGGCAGCAGTTTCTCAGGATGAAAGCTGCAGCAGTAACTGTACAGAGACATTTTAGGGCTTTGCAACAAAGAAGATGTGAACAACTTCATTACCTGCAACTGAAGAATTCTGTCATCAGATTGCAAGCCTGTGCCCGAGGCTGGCTGGTCAGAAAGCAG GTTGCGCGTCTAAAGCGAGAGAGGCAACTTCTGCGGTTCAGTTCAGCTGTTCATCTCCATCTCTGTGCCATGAAAATTCAGAGGTTTTTCCGAAATCGTCTGATTCTTAGAAAAGCACAGGAACAAGTTACCTATGTCATTTACATACAG AGGTGGTATCGCTCAAGAGTACAGCAAAGAAACTTCCACATCACACGGAATAAGATAATCACTGTACAGCATGTTGTACGAGCATGGCTACAGCGACGTCATGAAGCTGCCATTAAAATACAGAGAAATTTCAGGGTTTTCCTTCAACATCGAAAACTTAATAAAGTCAGAAATGGGATAGTAAAATTCCAG GCTCTCTGGAGGGGTCATCAGTGGAGGAAGACGCATGATACCAAAGTAATGAAAAAGTTGCGGATGCGTCTCCGGGAGGTAAATGAACAGATAAAAGATGAAGACAGACTCTGTAACAGGACGTTTGTTGCACTGAATTACTTGCTGACCCACAAGCACCTCTCGTTTATACTGGCGGCTCTGGAACATCTCG AAGTTGCCACCAGACTTTCCTCTGTTTGCTGTGAGAACATGGCACAGAGTGGAGCTGTAAAGGTCATATTCACCCTGATACGGAGCTGCAACCGAAGCATTCCCTGCATGGAAGTGATCAAGCTGTCTATACAAGTGCTGCTCAACCTGTCCAAG tatgaaagAACAGTATCTGCTGTCTATGAAGTGGAGAATTCTGTGGAAATTCTACTcgatttgatgcagatttacaGAGAGAAACCTGGAGACAAAGTATCGGAtaaagggggcagtatatttacaaAGGCCTGCTGTCTTCTGGCAATCTTTGCTTTGAACTCCCAGAGAGCTCGG